In the Flavobacterium sp. 90 genome, CATGCAATTAAAATAAGCATGAAGAGTTTCCTTTGAGTAGAAAACCATTTTTTTAGGAATGAAATTATTATAGAAAGAATTCCTAAAGCTGAAGTAAACCAACAACTATATACAAAAATCATGAGAGTTGTTAAACCCTGAAACCATCCCGGACTTTCAAAAAAATAGATAAAAAATATTATTACAGTCCAAATATTGGTAATCAAAAGAGAAAATAGTAAGCTCTTATAGACAGTTTCTTTCATGTTTTTTGGTTTTAGTAGTTTGGTTTATTGGTTGAAATTTTAAATAACGAAACAAAATCTTTGCCAATTATTATTTCTAATGAAACCGTGTGCGTTAGGGATAGCAGCGGATAGCCCAGAGCCTGACGAAGGAAGTGCGAGGACTTGCAGCAAATAGCCCGATCCGCCGCGGCGGAAAACGCCCAAAAAAGTATTACTATTTTGATTTTATTGCTTTGGACATAAATTGAAATCTAAGTATTCTTATCTGCAATAAAAGCAAACACCTTTGTCAAAGTTTTAAACTTTAACAAAGGTGTTTTTACGCAATATTTTGTCCTTTTTTATGAAGGAAAGATGTAAATATCTAATTAAAAAAAAATGATTTAAAGACAGTTATTTTTTAAAATGAAATATGTTATAACTTACACCAAACGATATAGTGCTGGCTTTGCCTTCAAGGGTTGGTCCGGTATAATTATTCGATTCGTCGTAACTATGTACCTGAACATCTTTTAATACATTAGCCATACTCAAACTATATCTTAGGTCAAATCTAAAATTATTGTATCCACCGGTTAAACCAAATCCAAAACCGTAATTATACTTCGCCGAATTTGTTAAATCAGATTCATTAAGCAAGTAAGGTAAGTATAGTTGGTCATTAACATCTGTACCTTTATAAGGTGCAAGAGGATCTACAACGGCTAGAAATGCACCAACTTGAGGTCCTAAAAAGAATTCGTCTTCTTCAGGTTTTAAAATATAGTAATTAAAGTAAAAGCCAAGATTAAGTTCAGAGTATTTGTACTTTGATTTTTTTACCTCTTCAAAAGTGTCTTCAACATATTTTACATCTAAAGTATTTTGTTTGTAGGCAAATTCTAATTGAAAATTGTAATTTTCATGATAGCCCATAAGACCATTTATTCCAACAAAAAATCCAGGTTTAGATTTCGTAAGTAAATCAGATGATTTTAAATTTGTTTGCGAAAAACCTGCTGAAGCATAAAAACCTCTTGGGGCCTGACTATATATAGATAAATTGAAAAGTAATGCGCTAATAAAAAGTAATGTTTGGTTTTTCATTATTAAGGGTGTTATTTGCAATTAATATATTCTGTGTCTGAAAAAAAGGATAAGATTGTTTCATTTCTTTCGTCAGCAATATCATATTTATCAAGTTTTGTTATTAAATCCGGGCAGTCAGAAAAATGTTTTCTAATCATTCCGGCGATCTGCCCGCGACGTTCTATTTTTTCTTCGGCTTTGCCAGATTTTGTTATAATTTGTTCTATAACAGTTTCATTGTTATCAATAACATATAATTCATAAAGTGTGCTGGAAGTCGACATAGTTCCTTGTGTTGTCGTTACAGTTATGGCCACACCAACAAGTCTTTTGTCTTGTTTTTCTCCAAAAACAAAATAAACTTCTGCTCTTTTCTGCTGGTTTAAATGAAATGATTTTAGCAAGCTTGGACCAATTACTGCATAATCAAGATCTTTGAATTTAATGTACTTTTCCCAGCTTTTGCCTACATTCACATAGGATATTCTTTTGTCGATTAGTATAACATCTGTTAGTTCTCCTCTAATAAAAGTTTTAATTCCTTTGTTGTCAACGATGTATGAGTTTTGTGCAAAAGAACTTGAGAAAGTGAAAAGTAGAATTATTAATATTTTTTTCATTTTTAATTTTCAGTTATTGTTGCCGATGAGTCTAATGTAAAGGGAGATTGCTCGAAAATTACATTACAAAAAGTAGCTGTTAATTTTCCATTTAATGAGGATATATAAACCAATCCACTATTGGCATGAGAAAAATTAACATAATTCAAGCTAAGACAAACTTCATC is a window encoding:
- a CDS encoding outer membrane beta-barrel protein, producing the protein MKNQTLLFISALLFNLSIYSQAPRGFYASAGFSQTNLKSSDLLTKSKPGFFVGINGLMGYHENYNFQLEFAYKQNTLDVKYVEDTFEEVKKSKYKYSELNLGFYFNYYILKPEEDEFFLGPQVGAFLAVVDPLAPYKGTDVNDQLYLPYLLNESDLTNSAKYNYGFGFGLTGGYNNFRFDLRYSLSMANVLKDVQVHSYDESNNYTGPTLEGKASTISFGVSYNIFHFKK